Proteins from a genomic interval of Methanofollis formosanus:
- a CDS encoding PGF-pre-PGF domain-containing protein, protein MEEQGLDPADVVLYRYCDGGWGPLPTAIDEDDATTRHFSARSPGCSLFAIGGDPSSPAAAAAPSETQTSFPAAMLVVAIAIAAMAVRKRE, encoded by the coding sequence CTGGAGGAGCAGGGTCTCGACCCCGCGGACGTGGTGCTGTACCGCTACTGCGACGGAGGATGGGGGCCTCTGCCGACAGCGATCGATGAGGATGACGCGACCACCCGGCACTTCTCGGCCAGGAGTCCGGGCTGCTCCCTCTTTGCGATCGGCGGCGATCCCTCCTCGCCGGCCGCGGCCGCGGCCCCGTCCGAGACGCAGACTTCCTTCCCCGCGGCGATGCTCGTCGTTGCGATAGCGATCGCCGCGATGGCGGTCAGGAAGAGAGAGTAA
- a CDS encoding FKBP-type peptidyl-prolyl cis-trans isomerase, giving the protein MNSLVGLVAVAVLVIAAGCVGAAPKPTTGDTVSVEYTGTFDNGTVFDTNVGKEPFSFTIGNSEVIPGFEKAVLELAEGESVTVTIPAADAYGEYDAARMKYVDRATFPENITIGQMFLMKNGENWARFTVTAMNETTIIMDGNHALAGEDLTFTITLLSIQTHGNA; this is encoded by the coding sequence ATGAACTCTCTGGTCGGCCTCGTCGCCGTCGCGGTGCTGGTGATCGCCGCGGGGTGCGTCGGCGCCGCTCCGAAACCGACGACCGGCGACACGGTCTCTGTCGAGTACACCGGCACGTTCGATAACGGCACGGTCTTCGACACCAATGTCGGGAAAGAACCGTTCTCGTTCACCATCGGGAACAGCGAAGTGATCCCAGGATTCGAGAAGGCGGTCCTCGAGCTTGCCGAAGGCGAGTCGGTGACCGTGACCATCCCGGCCGCCGACGCCTACGGGGAGTACGACGCGGCGAGGATGAAATACGTGGACCGCGCCACCTTCCCGGAGAACATCACCATCGGCCAGATGTTCCTGATGAAGAACGGCGAGAACTGGGCGCGCTTCACCGTCACGGCGATGAACGAGACGACCATCATCATGGACGGGAACCACGCCCTCGCCGGCGAGGACCTCACCTTCACCATCACCCTGCTCTCGATCCAGACGCATGGAAACGCCTGA
- a CDS encoding class I SAM-dependent methyltransferase gives METPERDGAWERDYRQRGALWGGAVHDLPRPAPGDRVLELGCGNGKTLSGLTGQGATVVGLDIAGSAVALAARTTRAHLLVGDVRRLPFRAGSFDTVCALHLLGHLRGDDRRTAALECGRVLKEGGRLYFRAFSVTDMRAGNGEEVEPRTCRRGGGILVHYFTEEEAAALFPDLVPLSVTTRRWALRVRGVDHPRAEIAAVFEKPERSAL, from the coding sequence ATGGAAACGCCTGAGAGGGACGGGGCCTGGGAACGCGACTACCGGCAGCGGGGCGCGCTCTGGGGCGGGGCGGTTCACGACCTCCCCCGCCCGGCGCCCGGTGACCGGGTGCTTGAACTGGGCTGCGGCAACGGCAAGACCCTTTCCGGCCTGACTGGACAGGGGGCGACGGTCGTCGGCCTCGATATCGCCGGGAGTGCGGTCGCCCTCGCCGCCAGGACGACTCGAGCGCACCTCCTCGTCGGCGACGTCCGCCGTCTCCCCTTCCGGGCCGGGTCGTTCGACACCGTCTGCGCCCTTCATCTCCTCGGGCACCTGCGCGGCGACGACCGGCGGACCGCCGCCCTGGAGTGCGGCCGGGTGCTGAAGGAGGGAGGGCGTCTCTATTTTCGGGCGTTCTCGGTCACGGACATGCGTGCAGGGAACGGAGAGGAGGTCGAGCCCCGCACCTGCCGGCGGGGCGGCGGGATCCTCGTCCATTACTTCACCGAGGAGGAAGCCGCGGCCCTCTTTCCGGATCTCGTCCCCCTATCGGTGACGACCCGGCGATGGGCGCTCAGGGTGCGGGGGGTGGACCACCCGCGCGCGGAGATCGCGGCGGTCTTTGAGAAACCGGAACGATCGGCTCTGTAG
- a CDS encoding PP2C family protein-serine/threonine phosphatase has product MTPQVGDFIVLFEMICVIVVAAYFITRTRTFTDALERRLTPKGSAALILFFGALSIYGTLSGVEVLGAPINVRDLGPMVAGVFCGPIVGIGAGLIGGGFRLGMGGFTAVPCAVSTVLAGLLGGGVYLLLRRGDLPVPEVKTVVAFAVGMEALHMGIVLLTCSPFDAALALVRQVSVPMVLANAIGMFVFAFIITNLVTERRTQTERDTYQEELRVKKAELKVAAEIQQTFLPRSIPTMLGFDLAAVSCPAREVGGDFYDAIRLQEGKTGLVIADVSGKSVPAAIYMALSRTIIRAMAARHPDVTLALEDANSMLLEESDTGMFVTLFYGVLDEETRTLTYANAGHNPPLLLRDGTDEFISLPPTGVALGAMEDMEYGTGEVTFGVGDLLVLFTDGVTEAFSPEGEAFGNERLEETVRAARTLPAAAMIREIRDAVRAFAGEGPQDDDITVMVLKGE; this is encoded by the coding sequence ATGACGCCGCAGGTCGGGGACTTCATCGTCCTCTTCGAGATGATCTGCGTCATCGTCGTCGCGGCCTATTTTATCACCAGGACCCGGACCTTCACCGACGCCCTGGAGCGACGGCTCACCCCGAAAGGATCGGCCGCCTTGATCCTCTTTTTCGGTGCCCTGTCCATCTACGGCACCCTGAGCGGCGTCGAGGTGCTCGGCGCCCCGATCAATGTCCGGGACCTCGGGCCGATGGTCGCCGGGGTCTTCTGCGGCCCCATCGTCGGCATCGGGGCCGGACTGATCGGTGGCGGGTTCAGGCTCGGGATGGGCGGGTTCACCGCTGTCCCGTGCGCTGTCTCCACCGTGCTCGCCGGCCTCCTCGGCGGCGGCGTCTACCTGCTTCTCCGCCGCGGCGACCTGCCGGTGCCTGAGGTGAAGACCGTCGTCGCCTTTGCCGTCGGGATGGAGGCGCTGCACATGGGGATCGTCCTCCTCACCTGTTCGCCCTTCGACGCGGCCCTGGCCCTGGTGAGGCAGGTCTCGGTCCCGATGGTCCTGGCCAATGCGATCGGGATGTTCGTCTTCGCCTTCATCATCACCAACCTGGTCACCGAACGGCGGACGCAGACCGAACGCGACACCTACCAGGAAGAACTCCGGGTGAAGAAGGCCGAGTTGAAGGTCGCCGCCGAGATCCAGCAGACCTTCCTCCCGCGGAGCATCCCGACGATGCTGGGCTTCGACCTGGCTGCGGTGAGTTGCCCGGCCCGCGAGGTGGGCGGCGACTTCTACGACGCCATCCGTCTCCAGGAAGGAAAGACCGGGTTGGTCATCGCCGACGTCTCGGGCAAGAGCGTGCCGGCGGCGATCTACATGGCCCTCTCCAGGACGATCATCAGGGCGATGGCGGCCCGCCACCCCGACGTCACCCTTGCCCTGGAGGACGCGAACTCCATGCTCCTCGAGGAGTCGGACACCGGGATGTTCGTCACCCTCTTCTACGGCGTCCTCGACGAAGAGACCCGGACTCTCACCTATGCCAATGCCGGCCACAACCCCCCGCTCCTTCTCAGAGACGGCACCGACGAGTTCATCTCCCTGCCCCCGACCGGGGTGGCGCTCGGCGCCATGGAGGATATGGAGTACGGCACCGGCGAGGTGACCTTCGGGGTCGGCGACCTCCTGGTACTCTTCACCGACGGGGTGACCGAGGCCTTCAGCCCCGAGGGCGAGGCCTTCGGGAACGAACGTCTGGAGGAGACGGTGCGGGCCGCCAGGACGCTCCCGGCCGCGGCGATGATCCGGGAGATCCGGGACGCAGTCCGGGCCTTTGCCGGCGAGGGGCCGCAGGACGACGATATCACGGTGATGGTGCTGAAGGGGGAGTGA
- a CDS encoding glucose-1-phosphate thymidylyltransferase: protein MKGLILSGGHGIRLRPLTYSQQKQLIPVANRPILFYCIQDLIDAGIHSIGIIIGPNREQVISEVTAHEWDAEIKFINQDHPGGLAHAVKVAGPFLGDDPFVMYLGDNILLGGIQKFVQEFRDSGAEASLLLTKVAHPEEYGVALVDEQKKVIVQLLEKPKNPPSDLGIVGIYGLTPRIFEAIEQIKPSWRGELEITDALHWLILNGHDVTYNLVEGWWKDTGKPEDLLDANRLILDALVAENGDGPGGARVEESTVAGRCRIGKNTVIKENSVVKGPVIIGDDCIISNTYLGPYTSIGNGSHLANTEIEDSIVMEGTVIMNSERIVESLIGKNVTINRNGRHPGGRRFVIGDNSNVVI, encoded by the coding sequence ATGAAAGGGCTAATTCTTTCCGGCGGCCATGGGATCAGACTCAGACCACTCACGTACTCCCAGCAGAAGCAGTTGATCCCGGTTGCCAACAGGCCGATACTCTTCTACTGCATTCAGGACCTTATCGACGCAGGGATCCACTCGATCGGGATCATCATCGGCCCGAACCGGGAGCAGGTCATCAGCGAGGTGACCGCTCACGAATGGGACGCGGAGATCAAGTTCATCAACCAGGACCACCCCGGCGGCCTGGCCCACGCGGTCAAGGTCGCGGGACCCTTCCTCGGGGACGACCCCTTCGTGATGTACCTCGGCGACAACATCCTGCTTGGCGGCATCCAGAAATTCGTGCAGGAGTTCCGGGACTCAGGGGCAGAAGCAAGCCTGCTCCTCACGAAAGTCGCACACCCGGAGGAGTACGGGGTCGCCCTCGTCGACGAGCAGAAGAAGGTGATCGTCCAGCTCCTGGAAAAGCCGAAAAACCCGCCCTCAGACCTGGGCATCGTCGGGATCTACGGGCTGACGCCCAGGATCTTCGAGGCGATCGAGCAGATCAAACCCTCCTGGCGGGGCGAACTCGAGATCACCGACGCCCTTCACTGGCTGATCCTCAACGGCCATGACGTCACCTACAACCTGGTCGAGGGGTGGTGGAAGGACACCGGCAAACCCGAAGACCTGCTGGACGCCAACCGCCTCATCCTCGACGCCCTCGTCGCGGAGAACGGGGACGGCCCGGGCGGCGCGCGGGTCGAGGAAAGCACGGTCGCGGGGCGGTGCCGGATCGGGAAGAACACGGTCATCAAGGAGAACTCGGTGGTGAAGGGTCCGGTGATCATCGGCGACGACTGCATCATCTCCAACACCTACCTCGGGCCGTACACCAGCATCGGCAACGGCTCGCACCTTGCGAACACCGAGATCGAGGACTCGATCGTGATGGAGGGGACGGTCATCATGAACTCGGAACGGATCGTGGAGAGTCTGATCGGAAAGAACGTGACCATCAACCGGAACGGCCGGCACCCTGGCGGGCGGCGGTTCGTGATCGGCGACAACTCGAATGTGGTCATCTGA
- a CDS encoding STAS domain-containing protein, whose product MKEDAVDTSVRIQDGWAIVSVAGRIDAGSAGTLQETLAPLVDDGQKKVLVDMAGLDYISSSGLRVLLATHKALQKQGGSVALAALTPFVQEVFEISGFLRIFSVYEDVDGAMGAQGQT is encoded by the coding sequence GTGAAAGAAGACGCCGTAGACACCTCTGTCAGAATACAGGACGGGTGGGCCATCGTCTCGGTCGCCGGGCGGATCGACGCGGGTTCGGCCGGCACCCTCCAGGAGACGCTTGCCCCGCTCGTCGACGACGGCCAGAAGAAGGTTCTCGTCGATATGGCCGGGCTCGATTATATCAGCAGTTCGGGGCTGCGGGTGCTGCTGGCCACCCACAAGGCCCTCCAGAAACAGGGCGGGTCCGTCGCCCTCGCCGCCCTCACCCCCTTCGTCCAGGAAGTCTTTGAGATCTCGGGCTTTCTCAGGATCTTTTCGGTCTATGAGGACGTCGACGGGGCGATGGGGGCGCAGGGACAGACCTGA
- the rfbB gene encoding dTDP-glucose 4,6-dehydratase, giving the protein MKIIITGGAGFIGCNFVRLLLSRYPEAEITVFDKLTYAGRMENLHGFNGQIEFVRGDICSADEVAALGDCDLLFNFAAETHVDRSIEDAGVFVRTDVLGTYTLLEHALHHDVGRFVQVSTDEVYGSVPNGYSREHDPMCPSSPYSASKCGAEMLVKAYHTTYGLDAVITRSSNNFGPYQYPEKLIPVLILRALRDQHLPIYGNGQNIRDWIYVVDNCEGIAVAAEEGESGEAYNIGGGNERTNLEIARAILAILHKPESLITYVADRPGHDRRYALDCSRMREIGWKPRFLFMDALRHTCRWYQENERWYAPLLLAHS; this is encoded by the coding sequence GTGAAGATCATCATCACCGGCGGGGCCGGGTTTATCGGGTGCAACTTTGTCCGTCTGCTGCTTTCGCGCTACCCGGAGGCAGAGATTACGGTCTTTGACAAGTTGACGTATGCAGGACGAATGGAGAACCTTCATGGGTTCAACGGCCAGATCGAGTTTGTCAGGGGGGACATCTGCTCGGCCGACGAGGTGGCGGCGCTCGGCGACTGCGACCTCCTCTTCAACTTCGCCGCCGAGACGCATGTCGACCGTTCGATCGAGGACGCCGGGGTCTTTGTGAGGACCGACGTCCTCGGCACGTATACCCTCCTCGAACACGCCCTGCACCACGACGTCGGGCGTTTCGTCCAGGTGAGCACCGACGAGGTCTATGGGAGCGTGCCGAACGGCTACTCGCGGGAGCATGACCCCATGTGCCCGTCCTCCCCGTACTCGGCCAGCAAGTGCGGGGCCGAGATGCTGGTGAAGGCCTACCACACCACCTACGGCCTCGACGCCGTCATCACCCGGAGTTCGAACAACTTCGGGCCGTACCAGTACCCGGAAAAACTCATCCCGGTCCTGATCCTCCGGGCGCTCCGGGACCAGCACCTCCCGATCTACGGGAACGGCCAGAACATCAGGGACTGGATCTACGTCGTCGACAACTGCGAGGGGATCGCCGTCGCCGCTGAGGAGGGGGAGTCGGGCGAGGCCTACAACATCGGCGGCGGGAACGAGCGGACCAACCTGGAGATCGCGCGGGCGATCCTGGCGATCCTCCACAAGCCCGAGAGCCTCATCACCTATGTGGCCGACCGGCCGGGGCATGACCGGCGCTACGCCCTCGACTGTTCCAGGATGCGCGAGATCGGGTGGAAACCCAGGTTCCTCTTCATGGACGCCCTCAGGCACACCTGCCGGTGGTACCAGGAGAACGAGCGGTGGTATGCCCCGCTCCTGCTGGCGCATTCCTGA
- a CDS encoding DUF1894 domain-containing protein, which yields MPDMGKPHCIKRLPTKVLVRDMSEEEANEYVRKHAREHYEIPGDYEIRNICILGKGPMLVGIKERKRKLIFTFTRPCFGTDVLEMDTTPDEIERIRADLKKD from the coding sequence ATGCCGGATATGGGCAAACCGCACTGCATCAAAAGACTGCCGACGAAGGTTCTCGTCAGGGACATGTCCGAAGAAGAGGCAAACGAGTACGTCAGGAAACATGCCCGAGAGCACTACGAGATCCCGGGCGACTATGAGATCCGCAATATCTGTATCCTCGGGAAGGGCCCGATGCTTGTAGGGATCAAAGAGAGAAAGAGAAAACTCATCTTCACCTTCACCAGGCCCTGCTTCGGGACCGACGTCCTGGAAATGGACACCACCCCCGACGAGATCGAGAGGATCCGGGCTGACCTCAAGAAGGACTGA
- a CDS encoding thioredoxin family protein yields MTDEKTLVEVNDSTWEGRVEKGEKPVVIMFYSETCPFCKQIEPFFRQFAGEFGNDLLFARLNVSQNPWTVERYGVRQTPTFKFFCRGRPAQEIVGAAFPALLRKNIREFLEHGEACVRSSREIDYEITGYG; encoded by the coding sequence ATGACCGACGAGAAGACGCTGGTGGAGGTGAACGACAGCACCTGGGAAGGGCGGGTCGAGAAGGGCGAGAAACCCGTCGTGATCATGTTCTACAGCGAGACCTGCCCTTTCTGCAAACAGATCGAACCGTTTTTCCGGCAGTTCGCCGGGGAGTTCGGGAACGACCTCCTCTTTGCCCGGTTGAACGTCTCGCAGAACCCCTGGACCGTCGAACGATACGGCGTGCGGCAGACACCCACCTTCAAGTTCTTCTGCCGGGGCCGTCCCGCCCAGGAGATCGTGGGGGCGGCGTTCCCGGCCCTGCTCAGGAAGAACATCCGGGAGTTTCTGGAACACGGGGAGGCATGTGTCCGGAGCAGTCGGGAGATCGATTACGAGATCACCGGATACGGGTGA
- a CDS encoding ATP-binding protein, protein MTGSITVSADLSSLPGALASVTDALRALGLSPKAVQEMELAVDEAVTNIVLHGYAGTEGWIRLSCERAGEGAAVVVIEDAAPPFDPTVAPSPDLEGDADERPIGGLGVHFIRTMTDEMTYEYRDGINVLKLRKNV, encoded by the coding sequence GTGACCGGGAGCATCACCGTCAGTGCCGACCTCTCATCCCTCCCCGGGGCGCTGGCCTCTGTCACCGACGCCCTCAGGGCCCTCGGCCTCTCCCCGAAGGCGGTGCAGGAGATGGAACTTGCCGTCGACGAGGCGGTGACGAACATCGTCCTCCACGGCTATGCCGGGACGGAAGGGTGGATCCGGCTCTCGTGCGAGCGGGCCGGCGAGGGGGCGGCGGTGGTGGTCATCGAGGACGCGGCCCCGCCCTTCGACCCGACCGTCGCCCCGTCGCCGGACCTGGAGGGGGACGCGGACGAGCGGCCGATCGGCGGGCTCGGGGTTCACTTTATCCGCACGATGACCGATGAGATGACATATGAATACCGGGACGGAATCAACGTCCTGAAACTTCGAAAAAACGTCTGA
- a CDS encoding STAS domain-containing protein, which yields MEMRSEREAALLTVMVSGRLDGYAAEELKAGIDGALQDDDRAVVVDLAGTDYLSSAGIRVFLALQKQMKARGGCMTLCSVEEYPMEVLSMAGFDRVFSIVPSREEARRICLRKEESLSLIADLEQPAVEVDGMKVRFEPGTRAPAHLRMHGALDPILSARLAREEVRAVPLSDLGYALGIGALGGSRDEATERLGEMVALRGAVAWLPTDGHGAPDFLVPAFPGGGEGVAYTAFDLALDGPFHEVAVVEAGSEEGFTLEALYRALLALAERRRPDFGGVVATALWGVTAGVAGAAMTQVPLAEKGFGPDEFDRWVDRRDDLRHGGDTLLAFGIAADRAAAGQEEIAALCPTLPGEPDEKDLCYHAHGAVFRHVPWDDGASLEKGIDRCFAEGEVVDVCHLLGSTRLRRAKVGVAYVTPATRE from the coding sequence ATGGAGATGAGATCCGAACGGGAGGCCGCCCTCCTCACCGTCATGGTGAGCGGGCGGCTCGACGGGTATGCGGCTGAAGAACTGAAGGCAGGGATCGACGGCGCCCTGCAGGACGACGACCGGGCGGTGGTCGTCGACCTTGCCGGGACGGACTACCTGAGCAGCGCCGGGATCCGGGTCTTCCTCGCTCTCCAGAAGCAGATGAAGGCGCGGGGAGGGTGCATGACCCTCTGCAGCGTGGAGGAGTACCCCATGGAGGTGCTCTCGATGGCCGGGTTCGACCGCGTCTTCTCGATTGTCCCATCGCGGGAGGAGGCGAGGAGGATCTGTCTGCGTAAGGAGGAAAGCCTCTCGCTCATTGCCGACCTGGAACAGCCCGCGGTGGAGGTGGACGGAATGAAGGTCAGGTTCGAACCGGGCACGCGCGCGCCCGCTCATCTCAGGATGCACGGTGCCCTCGATCCCATCCTCAGCGCACGGCTTGCCCGCGAGGAGGTGCGGGCCGTCCCGCTCTCTGACCTCGGGTACGCCCTCGGGATTGGGGCGCTCGGCGGCAGCCGCGACGAGGCGACGGAGCGTCTCGGCGAGATGGTCGCCCTGCGCGGGGCGGTGGCCTGGCTGCCGACCGACGGCCACGGTGCCCCCGACTTCCTGGTGCCGGCGTTTCCCGGCGGCGGCGAGGGGGTGGCGTACACCGCCTTCGACCTGGCACTCGACGGGCCGTTCCATGAGGTGGCGGTCGTCGAGGCGGGTTCTGAGGAGGGCTTCACCCTGGAAGCGCTGTACCGCGCTCTCCTTGCCCTGGCAGAGAGGCGCCGCCCCGATTTCGGCGGGGTCGTTGCGACCGCCCTCTGGGGGGTGACCGCCGGGGTGGCCGGTGCGGCGATGACGCAGGTGCCGCTCGCGGAGAAAGGGTTCGGTCCTGACGAGTTCGACCGGTGGGTTGATCGGCGGGATGACCTGCGGCACGGCGGCGACACCCTCCTCGCCTTCGGGATCGCGGCCGACCGTGCCGCCGCGGGCCAGGAGGAGATCGCCGCCCTCTGCCCGACGCTCCCCGGCGAACCCGATGAAAAAGACCTCTGCTACCATGCCCACGGCGCGGTCTTCAGGCACGTCCCCTGGGACGATGGCGCGAGCCTGGAAAAAGGGATCGACCGGTGTTTTGCCGAGGGCGAGGTCGTGGACGTCTGCCACCTCCTGGGCTCGACGCGGCTGCGGCGGGCAAAGGTGGGGGTGGCGTACGTCACGCCCGCCACGCGTGAGTGA
- a CDS encoding glycosyltransferase family 2 protein, which yields MRSEAIVHHYNEGTAQQGTVIIGPEVRRRPVDRSIAAIPCYNEALSVGSVVLKARRYVDEVLVVDDGSTDDTRAIAQEAGAIVITHQKNAGKGAAVKTALEYARVRGFAYLVLLDGDGQHDPDEIPSLLAPVREGDADLVIGSRFLDDTKNGIPFYRRIGQGVLTTMTNMDSRVKTTDSQSGFRVLGRSAIQNFTMDSEGYSVESDMIASLAEKGSRIREVPVSVKYDVPNKHKKHPLTHGFGVLNNIVRNIGFKHPVITFGSFGGALLFLGSVSWYAAAAAPFAAAPLPLGQSLLGMLFITGGLLLLALGVIISYLAYIFRGREKGS from the coding sequence GTGAGATCAGAGGCGATTGTACATCATTATAATGAGGGGACCGCTCAGCAGGGGACCGTGATCATCGGCCCCGAGGTCAGGCGGCGGCCCGTCGACCGATCGATTGCAGCGATACCATGCTATAACGAGGCCCTCTCCGTGGGCTCGGTCGTGCTCAAGGCGCGGCGATATGTCGACGAGGTGCTGGTGGTCGACGACGGGTCGACCGACGACACGCGTGCCATCGCGCAGGAGGCCGGCGCGATCGTGATCACCCATCAGAAAAATGCTGGAAAAGGGGCGGCCGTGAAGACGGCCCTTGAATATGCACGGGTGCGGGGCTTTGCGTATCTCGTCCTCCTCGACGGCGACGGGCAGCACGACCCCGACGAGATCCCGAGCCTGCTCGCGCCGGTGAGGGAGGGCGACGCCGATCTCGTCATCGGGTCGCGTTTTCTGGACGACACAAAGAACGGCATCCCCTTCTACCGACGCATCGGGCAGGGGGTGCTCACGACGATGACGAACATGGACTCCCGCGTCAAAACGACCGACTCGCAGTCCGGGTTCAGGGTTCTGGGCCGGAGTGCGATCCAGAACTTCACCATGGACTCGGAGGGCTACAGCGTGGAGTCGGACATGATCGCAAGCCTCGCCGAGAAGGGCTCCAGGATCCGCGAGGTGCCGGTCTCGGTGAAGTACGATGTCCCGAACAAGCACAAGAAGCACCCGCTCACCCACGGTTTCGGCGTCCTGAACAACATCGTCAGGAACATCGGTTTCAAACACCCGGTGATAACCTTCGGCTCCTTCGGCGGGGCGCTCCTCTTCCTCGGGTCGGTATCCTGGTATGCGGCGGCCGCCGCACCCTTCGCCGCGGCCCCCCTCCCGCTCGGCCAGTCTCTTCTGGGCATGCTCTTCATCACAGGCGGGCTCCTCCTTCTCGCCCTGGGCGTCATCATCAGTTATCTCGCCTATATCTTCAGGGGAAGAGAGAAGGGGTCGTGA